The genomic stretch TCATTCATAGTCTAATCTTGAATGTAATAGTGGCTTCAGGGCGTGATAAGCTGAGCACCTGCTCTATAAATGATGGTACGGCATTAGCCATGGGCCGCACGATGACAGGGAATCGATACGCAGGGCCCTGTTTCAAACACAAAAGGATATTTACctgtatcactttaaattaatGAGAGTGTAAGCACTTCTTACATGATTTATGGAATTCAATCCCAATGATATTTTGTCCATCTGTTATAATTAAGCCTGTTGTATTGACCACCTCGCTGTTATGCTCTCCCTCTGATCccttttcagctttatttttctctttcttcttttggcgtgtgtgtgtgtgtgtgtgtgtgtgtgtgtgcgagcgcaGCCCCTCCACACTGTACAGCAGAGGGGGAGCCCCCTGCTGCGGAGATCATTACAAGGCAGACAACCAATGTGAGACTGCAACCTTGGAATAATCCTGTAACGATTCCCTCATCAGCAATCCTCGGCTGTAATGTATAGTGCATGTGGAGGGAAAATATGAAAGACTTTTCGATGTATTATGGAACAAAGGTGGCCGCTATTGTGGATGTGGTACAGTagacatgctgtgtgtgtgtgtgtgtgtgtgtgtgtgtgtgcgtgcgtgcagtCGCTTgtgtgaacatactgtatgccCAATGCTCGTGTCTGTCAGTGAGTAcgctgtgtttttgtctgagagcagagcagaaagtGGGTTATTAAGCACTACTCCCAgaccattctctctctctctctcacacacacacacacacacacgcatacacacacacacacactaacaaaaacacactttttttcttttagagcAGTATGTCATCAGTGAAACTCAACAGCTCCTCTCAGTAATTAGTCTCTGGAAAGGCTCACACtgcacagagaaagacaaaagaaagagagaggaagaactGGGATAGGACTGGTCGTACTGGGGGGAAATGGGCTAACGTAATAATAACCACAACAAGCTGGACATTGTAGTCATATCCAAATCTGTCAGACTCTTTTGCAGACTGTTTGGATGTGCCAGTAGAGCCTCTGGcctctttctctcactgtaTAATGCCCAGTAAAAATAACCTATGGTAAACCCTCGCAGGCTGACAGCCCAGACAAGGTTGTTCTCAACAAGTCTGCtggactgttgttgttgttgaggtgCTTAAATAAGACTACACCAGCTGTTACTTTATTTTAACCTGTATTGTTGTGACACTTAATTGTGATCAAACTAGTTAATTAATGGAAGTGATTAAAGATGTCGACAGATCTCGTGTCTGACACAaatttcctctttcattttgtgttaacAGAAATCTAATCTTTCTTAATAATCTTGCCGAAACTAAAAACATTGATGGCTCCGTTCTATTAACTGTGTCAGTATACCATGTCAGTCTTAAAGCAAAGGCTGCCAAAAATGGGCCCGTCATAAGGTTTAATTTGGCCCGCCAGATGTTTCGAGCGAAATctaaaaactacatttaattaagaaaaaaaatagaatatgaATCACATATGATTTATGATGCTCTATTTTTCATGAGGCAAAAATGCTCTCCAAATATGTAGGATCCATAATTTATTAATTAGGCTACGTCGAAATTGGAGCACGGCGGGCAGCATGAGTGAACAAGTCAGTCCTTTAAAGGACCGAGGGATCCTAGTAGTACAGCAGCCCAGAGAGgccagtaaaagaaaaagaaagtaaaacaatttttttttcacatgttctACAGTCAGAAACTGGACCATTAGATGTTTTTTCTTAGTTGTCATGGCTTCTGtataccattttgcatcttaacaatacaatctTAATAATACGCTCGCTTTTGGCACGTGGTCCAACATGAAGTTTGAGTTTTGGCCCTCCatgggaaaaagtttgggcacccctggcCTAAAGGTTAAGACATAAAAGAGATAAGTCTTTCCAACTGTATCAGTGAATATCAACTTATAACTAACAAAATTCTACATAAAGACTTGCTAGTCGATCTGCTTTTTAAATTCCTGCCAAAGGCTTTGGCTGGGGTTGAGGTCAGTGTCCTAACTGGGAAAACAATTTCTTTATGGACCTCGCCTTGTGTCAGGGTGCAAAAGGCTTTTTTCAAACAGTTTGACAGAGAACGATGTCTTCAACATCGATGCATGCTGTCGGATTTAAGGCTGAGACATGCTTGAAAAAACCAGTTGGTGAACACACAAGAAAAGTGTTGTGTTGCTCTTCAGAATGGCCACACTTGAAGATGGGGTGAAAAGCCTGCCGTCACAGAGAGGGCCTGAGATGTGATCGTCTTATCGATTATAGAGACTGTGAAAACGATCCACACTTTTGATCAGTCCCTCTTCAAAGGCAGTCAGGgtgttgcatttgtttgttaCCACTTAGTGTGAAACTGACTGACTCCTTAAGATTTCCATTAATTACAAATCAGGGGTCAAACCCAGACTGGCTgccacaatatcagattttcactgcaTGGCTAATGTTGCCAAAAGAATTCATAATAAAGATATTTTGCGATTTATGctcagtcaaattcatctttagCCATGTTTATTGTGTGctctgcctttttgttttgtacgGGGGTGGAGAGCAGCGTACAAAAGAACCATTATACTTAATGATAATTTTTCTGTTTCTAATAGAGGGTGGCGACCAGCTTTAAGGTGCATAACCGCCTCCTACTATGACAAAGCAAGAACTGTCTATATCCAATCTGCGACACATGGGGAGATCATAGAGAGGTTCACCCAAAATGTACAGTGTGGCGTTGTCTGATGCCACTGTGGGTTCTCAGCAGGAAAGACACGCGGAATGATGATTTTTAAgatcttttattttctgtttactcGGGCCACACAATAGCTCTCTCGGGGTCGATCACAGGCGTCCTTCGCTGCCGACCGTCAGGAGCATCCGTCTATGTGTGTCCCGGTCTTCTCTCCCCAGGTCCAGCAcgctactgtgttttaaaggagagagtgaTTAGCTCAACAGGAAACCGGTGTGCCAATCACTctcacctggcgctgctctcctgagccctccccacacctctctcctgcagccgaTGCACCACGCCCCCTCCACATACCTCCACCGCCCGACTTAGGCCGGGGAGCCGTCCGGCCTAACCcactccccccctcctcctcatgaGAGCGGGAAAGGAAGTCGGCCACAGCCATCTGCACCCCCGGCCTATGGATCACCGTGAACTTAAACGGCTGAAGAGCCAGATACCACCGGGTGATCCGGGCGTTGGCATCCTTCATGCGGTGGAGCCACTGGAGGGGAGCGTGGTCCGAGCAGAGGGTGAATGGGCGCCCCAGCAGGTAGTACCGCAGAGCATCGACCGCCCACCGGATGGCCAGGCACTCCCTCTCCACCGTGCTGTACCTGGCCTCCCTCTCGGACAGCTTGCGGCTGATGTACAGCACTGGGCGGTCGAAGCCCCGCACCTGCTGGGACAGAACGGCCCCCAGCCCTCTGCCCGACGCATCAGTCTGCAGgacaaaagggagagagaagtcAGGTGTGTGGAGAAGAGGCTCCCCACAGAGGGCCTGCTTAACCCTCTCAAACGACACCTGGCACTGCTCCGTCCACTGGACCGGATCTGAGGCACCCTTTCGGGTGAGGTCAGTCAAGGGGCTGGTCAGCTCCGCGAAGTTGGTAATAAATCGCCGGTAATAGCCGGCCAGCCCCAAAAACCGCCGCACCTCTTTTTTGGTCTTGGGCCTTGGGCAGGCTGCAATCGCTGCTGTCTTATCTACCTGAGGACGCACCTGCCCGCCGCCCAAGTGGTACCCCAGATACCGTACCTCCCTCCGTCCAACTGCACACTTCTTCGGGTTGGCCGTGAGCCCCGCCTGCCTCAGTGACTCGAGCACCGCGGCCACCTGCCGCACATGCTCCGCCCAGGTGTTACTATGGATGATGACGTCATCCAGGTAGGCGGCAGCATATACAGCATGTGGACGCAGCACCCGGTCCATGAGGCGTTGAAACGTGGCTGGGGCCCCGAACAACCCGAATGGAAGTGTAACAAATTGGTACAAACCGTACGGAGTGGAGAAGGCCGTTTTCTCCCTAGACTCTGGAGATAAGGGAATCTGCCAGTAGCCTTTGGTCAAATCCAGCGTCGTGAAAAAACGAGCAGTGCCCCGGCGGTCCAGGAGTTCGTCGACCCGGGGCATAGGATAGGCGTCAAACCGTGAAACATCATTCACCTTACGATAGTCCACACAGAACCGGATAGACCCATCTTTCTTGGTTACAAGAACGATGGGGCTACACCAGGCACTGTTGGACTCTTCTATAACCCCCATCTCCAACATGGCTTTCAATTCTGCCTGGaccacttttctcttgtgttcaGGCAAACGATAGGGCCGTGAACGCACTGTCACGCCCGGGTGAGTCTGCACGTGGTGTTGAATAAGGCTTGTGCGTCCTGGCAGGGGGGAGAACACATCAGCGTAACGCTGCTGCAACCTGGCAATGTCTGCTCTCTGGGACGGCGAGAGATGGTTTTCACATAGGAGCGAGGCAGGATTGGTCGATTTTGGTACCTCAGGCCCcaactcatctctctctgccactgCCGTCACCAGGGAAACAGACTCCGCCTCTCTCCAAGCTTTAAGGAGGTTGAGGTGATAAATCTGTGTAGCCCCTCCCCGGTCAGATCGCACAAGCTCATAGTCAACCTCACCCACTCGCCGTGTGACCACAAAGGGCCCTTGCCACTTGGCGAGTAATTTGGAGTTGGAAGATGGGAGCAATACAAGCACTTTATCTCCCGGTGAGAATTGTCTTAACCTAGATCCTCTGTTGTACAGCCGCTGCTGACGTTCCTGGGCCCGGAGCAAATTCTCACGTGATAACTGTCCTAGTGTGTGGAGTTTTGCTCTCAGGTCCAGGACGTATTGAACTTCGTTTTTACTGGGGCTTGGACCTTCCTCCCAGCTTTCTTTAACCAGGTCCAAAACCCCGCGTGGTCTCCTGCCAAACAGCAGTTCAAAGGGAGAAAATCCCGTGGAGGCCTGGGGTACCTCGCGTACTGCAAACAACAGAGGATCTAGCCACTTATCCCAATTGCTACTATCATCGTGAACAAATTTACGGATCATGGACTTCAACGTCTTATTCAGGCGCTCAACGAGGCCGTCAGTTTGAGGGTGGTAAACACTGGTCCGAATTGACTTGATGCCCAATAATCCGTACAGTTCTCTCAGTGTTCGTGACATAAATTGGGTGCCTTGGTCAGTCAGGATCTCTTTCGGGATCCCGACTCGGGAGATAACTTGAACCAGCGCCTGCGCCACACTCTTTGCAGAGATGGTGCGCAGCGGCACTGCCTCTGGATATCGTGTTGCGTAATCCACAAGAACTAACACAAAGCGATATCCACGTGCGCTCCGGTGAAATGGCCCGATGAGGTCCATCCCAATACGGTCAAAAGGGACCTCAATCAGTGGTAATGGGCGCAAAGGCGCTCTCGGGGTGGCCGGTTGGTTAACCAACTGGCATTCGGGACAAGACGCACACCAGCGGCGCACGTCCGCCCAAATACCAGGCCAATAGAATCGGGCCATTACACGGTTAAGTGTCTTTTCACACCCCATATGTCCAGCCATCGGGTTATAATGAGCCGCCTGGAAGACCATTTCCCGGCGGCTTTTCGGTACCAACAACTGGGTCATTATTTCTCCTGTCTGAGTGTCACGGCTCACTCTGTAAAGTCTGTCCCTACGTAATGAAAAGTGTGGATATGTTAACGTTGTGTCAGGGCGCACCGTGTGACCATCAATTTTTATCACTTGGTCAAAGGCAAAGCGTAGAGTATCATCACGAGACTGCTCGAGTGGAAAATCTTCCATGGAGTCAAACACAGGAACCTGCGGAGCCTCCTGAGAAGGCTCCGCTGGCTCCCCCTCCCCGTCTGCAGTGTCGGACAACCTCGCGTCACCGCTGAGCACAGCGCACATATCCCATGTCCCTGTCGGCCGTGAGCGCACCCCCACACACTGCCCCACTAGCGTATCAAACCCCGGCCAATCAGTACCCAGAATCAGGGGGTGCGTTAGGCGGGAGCTAACCGCAGCCTTCACACTATGCTTTTTACCCTTAAACCGAATTTCCACTGGTACTACAGGGTATCTGTGAATATCCCCATGCACACACCTAATATCCACCCATCCAGCCTCTATCAGAGCCCCGGGTCGAATCAGACTCTGGCGAACTATAGACTGCATGCAGCCCGAGTCCACCATCGCCTGATATGTACCCCCCTGAATCCTTACCGGAACGCTGTACGTCCCTCCTGGACCGGGGGAGGGTGCTGGAGGGCCGACAACCCGAATCACTTGACCGACCTCCATGAGTGGGCATTCACGGCGGAAGTGTCCGGGCTGCCCACACCTCCAGCACTCCTGCCCCGCCGCCTGAGGAACCCTCTGTGGGCTGAGAGCAGCCCCTGTAGCGGCTGGAACCtgggaaggaaagagaggagaagggggatTAGATCggggaagaggagagggtcgagcgggtgtgtgtgtgtgtgtgtgtgggtcggGCGCAGGTCTTCTCCGGGGTGCCGGCGTGGGACGGGCGGGAGAGGCTGGCCGACCCTCATGTGCCCGGGCTCTGGAGAGCACGGCCAGATGGTCCTCCGCCAGTTTGATGGCCGCGGCCAGGTCCACCGGGCGGTGACAGTGCACCCAGTCTGAGGTGGCAGCTGGTAGCCCCTCCGTAAACTGCTCCAACACTATCTGGTCCACTAACCGAACCTCGCCGGCGGAATCCCCGGGCTGCAGCCATCGCGTTGCCGCGTCCTTCAGCTGTTGGGCAAAGACGAACGGTCGATCTGTGGGTCCGAGCCGGGCTCCCCGAAACCTGCGGCGATGGTCCTCCGCAGAGAATCCCAGTCGGTCCAGGATGGCCCTCTTCACGTTCTCATACTGTCGGGAGGGGGCAGGCAGGCCGAGCGCCGCAGTTTGTGCGTCCCCCGACAAAAGGGGGAGCAGTCGCACGGCCCACTCCGCCTCCAGCCAGCCGCATGCTTTTGCCGTCTCCTCGAACATTCCCAGAAATGTCTGTGGATCATCATGCTCCGACATTTTATGGAGCGTCAACCCGACGAGCGAGGGGGCAGGGGCTGCTGCCCCCGCCCGAGTCACCATCACCTCCAACAGCTGGGTCTGTCTCTCGGCCTGGCCCTGAAGCGCTGccagctgctgcctgctgagcGTGGCCTGGTCCCGGTTCATGGCCGCTATTTCTGCCAGCATCTGCGCTAGCGCCATTATAGGTTGCTGTGGTTCTGTCATCCCTCGTCTCCTTGTTTTCCCACCGAATCACGTTGGGCGCCAATGTGGCGTTGTCTGATGCCACTGTGGGTTCTCAGCAGGAAAGACACGCGGAATGATGATTTTTAAgatcttttattttctgtttactcGGGCCACACAATAGCTCTCTCGGGGTCGATCACAGGCGTCCTTCGCTGCCGACCGTCAGGAGCATCCGTCTATGTGTGTCCCGGTCTTCTCTCCCCAGGTCCAGCAcgctactgtgttttaaaggagagagtgaTTAGCTCAACAGGAAACCGGTGTGCCAATCACTctcacctggcgctgctctcctgagccctccccacacctctctcctgcagccgaTGCACCACGCCCCCTCCACATACAGATTAGGAGAAAATTGAACATCCTCACCGATtagcaattttacattttaatgaatggCTGTCTAATAATCTTGTGCTTTTGGGCAGGACCACAGAAGGTGCACAAGAGTGCCATCATAACACTTACATGTCCATCACTCTCCCTCAGCTTAGCTCTGAACAATTTGGAAGGAATTCAGTCAATTCTATTTATAATCTTAAACCGGACCATGTTCCTCCATGCCTCCTCATttacacaatgttttcctatgtttattattaaccatatcaatatttcatttttaaatatcatagTAATCGTCAATATTGGTACGTTATATCGTGACACTCCTGAAGAAAACATGTATCCCATAGATATATGTTGAATGAGTAGAAAAGCTGGGTTGTTGGCATGACAAGACTGTACATAGAATGCCAAGTACAGATACTCATAACAGAAAATCAAAGAAGAGACATGGCAGTTGTCACCAATGAGCACTCAGTCAtgacaagaaatgtaaatagaGGAGTTACTTTGGGGATATAACATAAAAACTACAGGAGAAACCAAAAACATCCATTTTACCTCCTCAACTAATAATAGCTTTTTTCTATAATTATGTTTAATTATGTTCTACATTTCACCACATACCTGTAAATCTGTGTTATACACCCACGGGACCAATAAGGTTAACAGTTGAATCCGAAACCCAATTAACACACGTGctttcaagaaaaaaactgcagttGCCAGTCTTTAAATAGCAATAATGAGCCAATTATCGCAGGTATTTCAGCTAAAATAGAGTGGATATAAACCACCGAGGCTCACTGACTAATATAACAAACAGGAGGggaaaatctgtgtgtgtgagctccaTTATGAAACATTGTTTGGCTGGAGAGAGCTGAGACAGATGAGGGAGATGAAGAGCGATCCCGGCGAACATCACGAGTCGAGAAATCCAATTGAGCACGCAGTGATATTAGGCTGCAAATAGATGAGGGAGCGCTGCACTTTAGCAGCCCGATCTCCACATCAAAGAGATTCGTCTGAAAATGAATACACCCTAATGTGGTTTATAAAATTATGACCGTGGCCTGTTAGGATTCAACGGTTGCCCTCGCACAGCTCCAGGTAATGTGGAACTTGTATAGGTCAAATTGTAAATTAAGCAAATACATTCTTACAGCTATAACGACACACTTTTTATTTCCCTTGTAGGACATAAAACAGAGGAATTAGATGCGTTGTGAAGACATCCAGGACGCTGCCAAGTACCTTTTTTCACTCCCCGACACGAGGCGGTGAGCAATTACAAAGATGTTTATCACTTATCGTTTATCactatatgattttttttttctgctctgtttggcACTTCCATAATCACATCAAGTCAAGGCTGATCTGTATTCAC from Pagrus major chromosome 7, Pma_NU_1.0 encodes the following:
- the LOC140999214 gene encoding uncharacterized protein encodes the protein MTEPQQPIMALAQMLAEIAAMNRDQATLSRQQLAALQGQAERQTQLLEVMVTRAGAAAPAPSLVGLTLHKMSEHDDPQTFLGMFEETAKACGWLEAEWAVRLLPLLSGDAQTAALGLPAPSRQYENVKRAILDRLGFSAEDHRRRFRGARLGPTDRPFVFAQQLKDAATRWLQPGDSAGEVRLVDQIVLEQFTEGLPAATSDWVHCHRPVDLAAAIKLAEDHLAVLSRARAHEGRPASPARPTPAPRRRPAPDPHTHTHTPARPSPLPRSNPPSPLFPSQVPAATGAALSPQRVPQAAGQECWRCGQPGHFRRECPLMEVGQVIRVVGPPAPSPGPGGTYSVP